From the genome of Blautia hydrogenotrophica DSM 10507:
ACAGGAGAGGAATCGCGGGAATTGCTCTGGCTGTGAAAATGGCGGGAGCTGCCTCTGAAATGGGCTGTGATCTGGATGAGACTGCTCGGATTACCCAAAAGGCGATTGATCATATCCGTACAATCAGTGTGACCACTTCTCCAGGCTACATGCCTCAGAATGGAAAGGCTATGTGCGAGATGGAAGATGGGGTCATCGAGTATGGCATGGGCTTTAACGGAGAGCCAGGAATTCTAAGAGAAAAATTAGGAACCGCTCAGCATATTGTAGAGACTATGATGGATATGCTAATTCGAGATTTAGATTATAAGAGCGGAGAAAAAATAGCGATTCTTTTGAATGGATTTGGCTTTACCAGTCAGTTGGAAATGTTAATCACTGCCGGAGAGATCAAAGCATACACCCAAAGTCACGGAATCGAGGTCTATCACACAGAGTGGAACAATATCTTTTGCCCTCAGGGAACGGGTGGTTTTTCCATCTCTGTGATGAGGCTGGATGATGAGTTGATTCCCTACTATAACCGAAGGATAGACACTCCATTGTATCACAGGGAAGAACTTTAAGGAGTGTGTCTGGGGGCAGATAAAACGGAAGATAGATGAATTGAAGAAAGGAGTCAGAACATGAACGCAAGACAGGTTCAGCAGATGTTTCTCTGTGTGGCGGAAAAGATGGTGGCCAGCGAGGAATTTCTCACAGAGATCGACAATAAGATTGGAGATGGAGACCATGGTATCGGCATGGCCATCGGCTTTAAAGGGGTATATCAGGAGCTAGAAAATAAGACTTATACTTATGTCAATGAAGTGTTCCACGCGATCGGCATGACCATGCTCTGTGTGATGGGAGGAGCGTCGGGAGTGCTGTTTGGCACGGTATTTATCAGCGGAATTGTAAATTATCCGGAGAAAAAAGAATTTGTACTGGAGGATTTCGCGAATATATATGTGAAATCCTTGAACGCGCTGAAAAAAAGAGGAAAGGCCCAGGTGGGAGACAAGACCATGATAGACGCTTTGGAACCGGCATGCCTTGGGCTAAAAAAGGCAGCAGAGGAGGGAAAAAGTCTTCATGAAGGGTTCGCATACGCGGCAGCGGAAGCGAAGCGAGGTATGGAATACACGAAGGAGTGTAAGGCTCGTTTTGGGCGTGCGAAATATTATGGAGAGAAAGCCATCGGTCTTCAGGATGCGGGGGCTACGTCTGTGTACTTGATTTTCCAGGCAATGTCAGACTGGGTGAACGAGAATATTTCCAAGGAGGCGTGAGAGATGATTGGAACAATTACGATGAATCCATGCATGGACAAAACTTTGACAATCAGTGATTTTACATATGGGGGAATGAACCGTGTGACGGAAAAAAGGGCGGACCCCTCAGGAAAAGGTGTAAATATTTCCATTGCTTTGACACAGATTGGGGTACCGGTGCGCACTTTAGGATTGGAGTATGCCAATGGGAGTGAAGAATTTCGAGAGACGCTAGAGCAGCTGGGCGTTTGCTACGAGAGCTTAGTGGTTCCAGGAACGCTACGAGAGAACAATAAAGTATATGACACGAAGACGAAAGTCACAACAGAACTAAACCAAAAAGGAGACTTTGTCTCGGAGGAAGCACTGAAGCGTTTTGATAAGTTCTTGGACAGTGTGCTGGGAGAGCTGGACATCTTAGTGATTACGGGCAGTGTGCCCCAGGGTGTGGAAAAGGATTACTATTATAAGCTGATTCAGCGCGCCAATGAAAGAAGAGTAAAATGCATTTTGGATGCGGAAGGAGATTTGATGCTAGAAGGACTAAAGGCAAACCCCTATCTAATTAAGCCGAATCTCTATGAATTTCAGATGGCTTTTGGACTGAAGACCAAGGAACAGAAAGCTATCTTGGAGATCTGTGACAAGATTATTGCCCAGGGTGTTGAGATTGTCTGTCTGTCCATGGGAGGAGATGGAGCGATGATTGTAAACAGCCAGGAAGCCTATATCTGCAAGCCTACTCCTATTGATGTAAAGAGCACAGCCGGGGCCGGGGATTCTCTGGTGGCAGGTATGTGTATTGCTATGGAAGAAGGAAGAGATTTAGGAACGATGCTTCGGTATGGGGTGTCGGTGGCTCAAGGTTCTTTGGTTCGCGAGGGAACACAGCTGTGTACGAAAGAAAATTTTGAATATTTTAGAGAAATTGTGAAGGTGGAAAAGATCAGGTAAAGTTTTTGGATTTACAAAATATTCATAATTGATAGATGAAAGACAGGAAGAAACCATTTGTCTGAATATTCAAAATGAACAAAAACAAAATTTGAAACACGAAAAACCGAAAATAAACGAAAAATTATTGTGCATATTAGATAAAAAGTGAGCATCTAATTTAGAAAAAACGACAAAATCAATAAGAATCAAATAGAAATGAACATAAACGAATTGACAAACGAACATTCTGTGCTATACTGTGAATATGTACAAAATGTGTACGAACACTATATAAGGGAGGAAACAAAATAATGAAGAAAAAATTACTCAGTGCAATTCTTTGCACAGCAATGGTATCTACTTTGTTCGTGGGATGTGGCGGCGGAAATGATTCCGCAGATACCAGTGCAGATGCAGAAACCACAGAAAAAACTGAAGAATCAGCAGATGCAGGCAGCGGAAGCCATAAGTGCGGATTTGTAGTAGGTTCTTTCGAGCATGTATTTTATCAGACAATTCGTGACGGCATTGAGAGCAAGGCAAAAGAGCTGGGTATGGAAGCAATCGTGACAGATGCAGAGTTGGACCCGAACATTGCTACAAATAAAGTTCAGGATCTGACTGCTCAGGGATGTGAGGCAATCGCTCTTTCTTGTAATGACGCTGCTGGTGTAAAACCTGCAATTGAGAATGCTGACGCTGAGGGTGTTGCGATGTTTACTTTCGACTGTAGTACAGATTCCGAAGCGATCAATTGTTTCGTTGGTACTGATAACTATAAAGGTGGACAGTTGGGAGGCCAGGAGCTGTTGAAATACAGTGAAGATGGAGATACCGTAGGTATCATTTGCTATCCGACTGCTTCTTCCTGCCTGGACAGACAGAACGGTGCGCTGGATGTTCTGAAAGACGAAGATCGTACTGTAGTTTATGACAATGACTACCAGGGTGATGCCAATAAGGCTCAGGAGATCATGGAAAATATGTTGACTGCTAACCCGGATATGGCTGCGGTATTCTGCGTAGGAGACCCGGCAGCTACAGGTGCTCTGGCTGCAATCAAAGCAGCGGGCTCTGACTGTAAGATTATCGGTTTCGACGGCAACCCAGAGGCAAAGGAGGCAATCTCTGATACCGAAGGAAATGGAAAATGGTGGGTATCTGAGATCGCTCAGAATCCAACTCTGATTGGTGAGACAATCGTTGAGCAGATGCAGAAATACCTGGATGAGGGTAAAGTTGACGCTGCTGAGATTCCGATTGACCCATATGTAATTGATGCCAGCAACGTAGCTGACGAGATGTAATTGAGTGCCGAGATACTCTGAAGAGTGAAAGGCTGGATCATTAGGCACAGAACACTGGATTTGTGTTCTCAGTACAGGTTTCTGGCGTAGTAATCAATATACCCAAGTGGGGGAACCTGCTTGGGTATATATTTTGAAGATTCCCTGAATGTAGCATGAAAAAATTATAGAAAAGGAAGAAAATATGGAGCCGATTTTACAAGTAAAACATATTAGTAAAGTTTTCCCCGGCGTAAAAGCTCTGACGGATGTAACGGCCGATTTTTACCCGGGTGAAGTACATACACTGGTTGGTGAAAACGGTGCCGGTAAATCCACTTTGATAAAGATCATTTCCGGTGTATATACACCTACAGAGGGTGAGGTAATTCTAGAAGGAAAGAAAATGGATTTTCACACTCCGGGTCAAGCGATTGATGCAGGCATTACTGTTATTCATCAGGAGCTTAGTATTGCAAACCACCTATCTGTGGCAGAAAATATCTTCTTGGGATGCGAGCCGAAGAAGAAAAATGGTCTGTTAGACCGCAAGAAAATGGAGAGAGATGCCCAGGAAGTTTTGGATTTCATGAAAGTTGATCTGAAAGCTACGGCACTTGCAGGTAGGTTAAATGCAGCTCAACAGCAGATGATTGAGATCGCCAAAGTAATCACAAAGAATTCTAAAGTGGTTATTATGGATGAGCCTACTTCATCTCTGTCGGAAAAAGAAATTGATGCATTGTTTACTCAAGTGAAAATGCTCAAGGAGAAGAACGTAGCGATTATTTACATCACTCATCGACTGAAAGAGCTGACAGAAATCTGTGAGCGTGTGACAGTACTTCGAGATGGATGTAAAGTAGATACTATGATGGTGGCGGACGTGACGGAGAAAGATATCGTGGCCAGCATGGTAGGCCGCGAGATGGGTGACTACTATAATAAAGAGGAGCATACCCGCGGAAGGGAAATGCTCAGAGTCGAGAATCTCTGTCAGAAGGGTGTGTTTGAGAATATCTCCTTTACTGCTTATGCAGGTGAGATCGTGGGCTTTTCTGGTCTAGTAGGTGCAGGACGTACAGAGGTTATGGAAGCGATCTTTGGAGCAACAAAGATTGATTCCGGCAAAATCTTCGTGGAAGGCAAAGAGGTTCAGATTCATAATCCGAGAGAGGCTATTGCTTTGAATATCGGTCTGGTAACGGAAGACCGTCGCCGCACCGGTTTGTTGCTGAAGAAAAAGATCAAAGAAAACATTGCATTACCGAGTCTACCAAACCACTGTAGGAAGGGTGGATTTTTGGATGATAAATGGGAGACCGAAGTCAGCGAAGATTATATGAAAAAGCTGAAGATCAAAGCTCCGAATATTCATACAATACTGAATACTCTGTCTGGAGGTAATCAGCAGAAAGTAATTCTTGCAAAATGGCTGGTGGCGGATTCTAAGATTTTGATTTTGGACGAACCTACCCGTGGTATCGACGTAAATGCAAGATCTGAGTTCTATACGTTGATGAATGAATTCGTAGACAATGGAGGATGCATTATCATGATTTCCTCTGAAATGCCGGAGATTTTAGGAGTTGCTGACCGCGTGATTGTGATGCGGGAAGGTAAAATCAGCGGCGAGCTGACCCGTGAGGAGGCCAATGAGCAATCGATCATCGGTCTGGCCAGTATCACCAGCGACGCGAGCTGAGACGATATTTGATATAGAATATACACAGAGAAAGGAATAGAAAGATGGATAAAGTAAAGAAGTGGATCAGCGAGAACGTCGTGATCGTTGTGTTGATTTTATTGTGTATTGGTTTTGGGGTAGGAAATCCGACTTTTATTACTCCCCAGAATATTATTAACGTATTGTCCCAGATGTGTATCAACGCTCTGTTGGCGTCTGGTCTGGTGTATGTAATTATCTTAGGTGGAATTGATATTTCCGTCGGTTCCGTGGTTGGTCTGTCTGGTGTCTGTGCTGCTTTGGTGGGATTGAAGTTTTTCCCAAACATGGGAATTCCGACTGCTCTGGCAGTTCTAATATTGACAGGTCTTGTGATGGGTGCTATCATTGGTGGGTTCAATGGATTGATGATTGCAAAATTTAAAGTAGTACCGATGATTGCTACACTGGCAATGTTGAGTATTGCTAGGGGTCTTGCCTATATCGTGTCTGGCGGTCAGCCTGTGTATGGTCTTCCCAACAGCTTTGCTTTCTTAGGAGCAAACCGTCTGATCAAGACAGAGGGTATGCCCAATGGTATTATTCCTGTGGGAGTGATCTTCACGATTATTATTGTGGCGATTATGCATATCATTCTGTCAAAAACTGTGTTTGGACGTCATGTGTATGCCTGCGGAAGTAATCCAAACGTAGCACACTTGAGTGGTATCAATGTACCAAAAGTGACTTTGATCTGTCATATGCTCTGCGGTATCACGGCAGCTATGGGCGGTGTGCTGATGGCTTCAAAATTGCAGAATGGTCAGCCGGCCGGAGGTGATGCGTATGAGATGTACGCGATTGCGTCCACGGTATTGGGCGGAACTTCATTGACAGGTGGAAGCGGTTCGGTAGCGCGTGCAATGTTCGGAGCGGCTGTCATCGCGGTAATCAATAATGGTATGAACCTGATGCAGATCTCTTCCTATTGGCAGAAGGTCGTAATCGGTATCATCATTTTGTTGGCAGTAATTCTGGATATGGCACAGCAGAATAAGGGCAAAAACTAATCGAGAGAAAGACGTGTGACGATGAGTAAATATTATCTGATTATGGATATCGGTGGGACAAAGACGACAGGTGCTTTGTTCACGGAAGATGGAAAGATTGTAGATGACTATACCTATGTCTCCAAGTCTCCTACTTTTGAGGGGAAGGAGGCAGTATATCAGAATACCAGAGGTGTTTTGGACCATATTGTCGAGAGATTCCAAGTGGATTTAAAAGACGTGTTGGGGATCGGTGTGGGATGTCCGGGACCTTTGGATTCCAGAAAAGGGATTATCATCCATGCACCGTTGATGCGGTGGAAGAACTTTCCGTTGGTGGAACGTCTGTCCCATGATTTTCAGCTTCCTGTTGCACTGGACAACGACGGAAATTTAGGCGCGTTGGCAGAGCAGCGCTGCGGAGTGGCAAAAGGATTGGACAATGTCATGTATATGACAGTCAGCACTGGATGCGGCGGCGGACTAGTCATTAACGGCGAAATCTATCATGGCAAGCATGACGGAGCCGGAGAGGTGGGACATATGTCCATTGATCCGGAAGGGCTGGATTGTCCTTGCGGTGGAAAAGGTTGTTTTGAACTCTATGCATCTGGAACGGCAATGAACCGCCGGATGCGGGAGGACATGGCGGCAGGTAAGAAAAGTATGGTGTTCGAACTGGCACAGCATGACCCGAAAAAGATAGAGGGACGGCTGCTGACAGAAGCTGCTGAAAAAGGAGATACCTATGCGCTGGCATTTTTTAAACAGCAGGCCTATTATCTAGGTGTGGGAATTTCCAATCTTTTCAACCTGTACGACCCGGAGGTGTTGGTTCTGGGTGGTGGTGTCACGAAGGCAAAGGCGTTCTACCACGATGAGATGATGAGAGTGATTCGAAGCCGCTGTTTGCAGCCGGTAGAGGATGATTCGATTCGTTATTCTGTTATGAATGATCGCGTTGTTCTTTACGGTGCTTACCATCTGATCAAAGATAAACTTAATCATTAACGCAATGATGAGAGAAGAGGAGAGAAAATTATGGCATTAGTAACATTAAAAGAAATCTTAGCAGGTACAAGAGCAGGACATTACGCAGTTGGAGGATTTAACTTCAATGGCTATGAAGACGCACAAGGAATTATCAATGGTGCAGTTGCAAAGAACTCTCCAGTTATTTTGATGGCTTCTATGGGAGCTGTAAAATATATCGGACTGCATCAGGTGGCAGGAATGGTAAAGGGAATGGCAGAGTCTGTTGATATTCCAGTTTGCTTGCACTTAGACCATGCGACAGATTATGATCTGATCAAAGAGGCAATCAAATGTGGATTTACTTCTGTCATGGTAGATGCTTCCGCGAAGAGTTATGAAGATAATATTGCAGATTCTAAAATGATTGTTGATTTTGCAAAACAGTATGGCTGCTCCGTAGAGGCAGAGCTGGGCAAAGTAGGCGGAAAAGAAGAAAATATCGTGGTTGAGGATGCTTCTGCGGCATTTACAGATCCAGATGATGTTCCAAGATTTGTGAGCGAGACTGGCATTGATGCCTTGGCAGTTGCGATCGGAACGGTTCATGGTTTTTACAAGAGTGAGCCGAAGTTGGATTTCCCGAGATTGCAGAAGATCGTTGAGATTACAGATTGCCCGCTGGTACTGCATGGAGGTTCTGGTGTTCCAGTTGAAGATTTCAAGAAATGTGTGCAGATGGGTATGAGCAAGATTAACGTAGGAACAGAGTTAAAAGCGACTTATTCCAATGCAGTACGTGCAGCAGTTGCAGCAAATCCAGAAAGTGAGTTCGATCCGAGAAAATATGTTGGTCCGGTAAAAGATGCTTGTGCAAAAGTAGTGGAAGGTAAGATTGATATCTTCGGAAGTGCGAATAAAGCATTCTAATTTTAGCGGAGGCATAAGATGAACATAGCTGTGATAACAAGCGGTGGTGATTCACCGGGGATGAATCCCTGTGTGGCTCAGGTGGTGAAGAATGCCACAGCTCTGGGATATAAAGTATACGGATACCGCAGAGGTTTTCTGGGAATCAGAGATGAGGACTACATAGAACTTTTTCCAGAGGATGTGACCGGATGGTATAAGCAGGGAGGAACGATCCTGAGAACTGGGCGTTTTCCAGAGTTAAAAGAGAGAAGCTGGCAGGAAAAGCTGGTGGCGAATCTTAAGGAAAATGAAATCGATGCATTGATTGTCATAGGTGGAGATGGCTCTTTTAATGGGGCACTGAAACTCCATGAGGTGGATTCCTCTATTAATATTATCGGAATTCCAGGGACGATAGACAACAATATTTATGGTAGCGATTATACGCTTGGATTTGACACTGCTTTGAATACGCAGGTGCGTTATATTGATGGTATGACAGACACCGGGCTTGCGATGCCGGGAAGAGTATTTTTTGTGGAAACTCTGGGGGCATGGGACGGTTATCTTGCACACAGTTCTGTCTTGATGGGAATGGCGGATTTCAGTGTTCTGGTGGAAAAACCGATGAGTAATGAGGAGATTTGCCGAAAGGTCAAGAAACTGATGGAAAATCCAAAGAAGGACTATGTATTGGTGACTTTTGCCGAGGGAACTTATCAGACGATTGAGGCGGCGAACTATGTGAGAGAAAAGCTGGGGCTAAACGTCAAGTGTAATCTCTTAGGTTTTACGCAAAGAGGCGGTGTTCCCACTGCGACAGACCGAATTCATGCCGCTGGTTTTGCAAAATATGCGGTAAATGCGGTTGCACAGGGGATAT
Proteins encoded in this window:
- a CDS encoding dihydroxyacetone kinase subunit DhaK, which codes for MNKIINDPDTITRDIMEGYLYLYGKDYEMVPGTFGGMVKKNQQEKVSVIVGGGGGNEPWCLGYVGEGMADAVSTGNVYAAPPAKSILDVSKAVYNEKGILYVGTNHMGDLLNFELVGELAELENIHTRCVFINDDLASDPDDITNRRGIAGIALAVKMAGAASEMGCDLDETARITQKAIDHIRTISVTTSPGYMPQNGKAMCEMEDGVIEYGMGFNGEPGILREKLGTAQHIVETMMDMLIRDLDYKSGEKIAILLNGFGFTSQLEMLITAGEIKAYTQSHGIEVYHTEWNNIFCPQGTGGFSISVMRLDDELIPYYNRRIDTPLYHREEL
- the dhaL gene encoding dihydroxyacetone kinase subunit DhaL, encoding MNARQVQQMFLCVAEKMVASEEFLTEIDNKIGDGDHGIGMAIGFKGVYQELENKTYTYVNEVFHAIGMTMLCVMGGASGVLFGTVFISGIVNYPEKKEFVLEDFANIYVKSLNALKKRGKAQVGDKTMIDALEPACLGLKKAAEEGKSLHEGFAYAAAEAKRGMEYTKECKARFGRAKYYGEKAIGLQDAGATSVYLIFQAMSDWVNENISKEA
- a CDS encoding 1-phosphofructokinase family hexose kinase; amino-acid sequence: MIGTITMNPCMDKTLTISDFTYGGMNRVTEKRADPSGKGVNISIALTQIGVPVRTLGLEYANGSEEFRETLEQLGVCYESLVVPGTLRENNKVYDTKTKVTTELNQKGDFVSEEALKRFDKFLDSVLGELDILVITGSVPQGVEKDYYYKLIQRANERRVKCILDAEGDLMLEGLKANPYLIKPNLYEFQMAFGLKTKEQKAILEICDKIIAQGVEIVCLSMGGDGAMIVNSQEAYICKPTPIDVKSTAGAGDSLVAGMCIAMEEGRDLGTMLRYGVSVAQGSLVREGTQLCTKENFEYFREIVKVEKIR
- a CDS encoding substrate-binding domain-containing protein, with protein sequence MKKKLLSAILCTAMVSTLFVGCGGGNDSADTSADAETTEKTEESADAGSGSHKCGFVVGSFEHVFYQTIRDGIESKAKELGMEAIVTDAELDPNIATNKVQDLTAQGCEAIALSCNDAAGVKPAIENADAEGVAMFTFDCSTDSEAINCFVGTDNYKGGQLGGQELLKYSEDGDTVGIICYPTASSCLDRQNGALDVLKDEDRTVVYDNDYQGDANKAQEIMENMLTANPDMAAVFCVGDPAATGALAAIKAAGSDCKIIGFDGNPEAKEAISDTEGNGKWWVSEIAQNPTLIGETIVEQMQKYLDEGKVDAAEIPIDPYVIDASNVADEM
- a CDS encoding sugar ABC transporter ATP-binding protein → MEPILQVKHISKVFPGVKALTDVTADFYPGEVHTLVGENGAGKSTLIKIISGVYTPTEGEVILEGKKMDFHTPGQAIDAGITVIHQELSIANHLSVAENIFLGCEPKKKNGLLDRKKMERDAQEVLDFMKVDLKATALAGRLNAAQQQMIEIAKVITKNSKVVIMDEPTSSLSEKEIDALFTQVKMLKEKNVAIIYITHRLKELTEICERVTVLRDGCKVDTMMVADVTEKDIVASMVGREMGDYYNKEEHTRGREMLRVENLCQKGVFENISFTAYAGEIVGFSGLVGAGRTEVMEAIFGATKIDSGKIFVEGKEVQIHNPREAIALNIGLVTEDRRRTGLLLKKKIKENIALPSLPNHCRKGGFLDDKWETEVSEDYMKKLKIKAPNIHTILNTLSGGNQQKVILAKWLVADSKILILDEPTRGIDVNARSEFYTLMNEFVDNGGCIIMISSEMPEILGVADRVIVMREGKISGELTREEANEQSIIGLASITSDAS
- a CDS encoding ABC transporter permease, with protein sequence MDKVKKWISENVVIVVLILLCIGFGVGNPTFITPQNIINVLSQMCINALLASGLVYVIILGGIDISVGSVVGLSGVCAALVGLKFFPNMGIPTALAVLILTGLVMGAIIGGFNGLMIAKFKVVPMIATLAMLSIARGLAYIVSGGQPVYGLPNSFAFLGANRLIKTEGMPNGIIPVGVIFTIIIVAIMHIILSKTVFGRHVYACGSNPNVAHLSGINVPKVTLICHMLCGITAAMGGVLMASKLQNGQPAGGDAYEMYAIASTVLGGTSLTGGSGSVARAMFGAAVIAVINNGMNLMQISSYWQKVVIGIIILLAVILDMAQQNKGKN
- a CDS encoding ROK family protein, whose product is MSKYYLIMDIGGTKTTGALFTEDGKIVDDYTYVSKSPTFEGKEAVYQNTRGVLDHIVERFQVDLKDVLGIGVGCPGPLDSRKGIIIHAPLMRWKNFPLVERLSHDFQLPVALDNDGNLGALAEQRCGVAKGLDNVMYMTVSTGCGGGLVINGEIYHGKHDGAGEVGHMSIDPEGLDCPCGGKGCFELYASGTAMNRRMREDMAAGKKSMVFELAQHDPKKIEGRLLTEAAEKGDTYALAFFKQQAYYLGVGISNLFNLYDPEVLVLGGGVTKAKAFYHDEMMRVIRSRCLQPVEDDSIRYSVMNDRVVLYGAYHLIKDKLNH
- a CDS encoding class II fructose-bisphosphate aldolase; this encodes MALVTLKEILAGTRAGHYAVGGFNFNGYEDAQGIINGAVAKNSPVILMASMGAVKYIGLHQVAGMVKGMAESVDIPVCLHLDHATDYDLIKEAIKCGFTSVMVDASAKSYEDNIADSKMIVDFAKQYGCSVEAELGKVGGKEENIVVEDASAAFTDPDDVPRFVSETGIDALAVAIGTVHGFYKSEPKLDFPRLQKIVEITDCPLVLHGGSGVPVEDFKKCVQMGMSKINVGTELKATYSNAVRAAVAANPESEFDPRKYVGPVKDACAKVVEGKIDIFGSANKAF
- a CDS encoding 6-phosphofructokinase, with amino-acid sequence MNIAVITSGGDSPGMNPCVAQVVKNATALGYKVYGYRRGFLGIRDEDYIELFPEDVTGWYKQGGTILRTGRFPELKERSWQEKLVANLKENEIDALIVIGGDGSFNGALKLHEVDSSINIIGIPGTIDNNIYGSDYTLGFDTALNTQVRYIDGMTDTGLAMPGRVFFVETLGAWDGYLAHSSVLMGMADFSVLVEKPMSNEEICRKVKKLMENPKKDYVLVTFAEGTYQTIEAANYVREKLGLNVKCNLLGFTQRGGVPTATDRIHAAGFAKYAVNAVAQGISNKYVVYKNGEYSYMDIQMASNKKQFDWFEL